The Polaribacter sp. HaHaR_3_91 genomic sequence ACCTCTGTAGACTCCGATGAGTTTTCTATTACATTGTTTGCACTTAAGATTGACTTGTACAAGTTTGTATAAATTGGATTAAAAAAGGCTTCTGTCATATCTCCACCTGATAAATCTGGATTATAGGTATCTAAAGATGTAAATGGGTCTTCTAACATTAACATGTTGTCTGCTCTAAAATCACCTAAAACTACTTGTGACATTGCAACTCCTGTATGATAATAATATGCTGCATTTAAAACAGGACCATATACTTCTAAATTACTTGATTCTAAATCTAAAGCTGGTGTTTGTTCTAAGTCATTATCGCATGATGTAAATAACATCATCGCTGTTAATACTATATATATAGTTTTCATTTTTCTCATTTTTTCTTAATTAAAAATTAACATTTAATCCAAAAGTAAAACTTCTAACAATTGGACTTGCACCTTCTTGGTATCCGTAAGTTGTTGGACCTCCATAGTTACTATTTTCAGTCTCTATCCCTTCAGGATTAAATGAAGTATAATCATTACCCATTATATATAACAAATTTGTACCTGCAAGATATAATCTCAATGAGCCAATCCCCATTTTACTTGTAAAATCTGAATTAAGAGTATAACCGATAGTAAGGTTTCTTAGTGCGATGTATGAGGCATCTTGAATTAATGCACCATGTACATCTCTAGTTTGTAAATAATGTTTACCATTATTATCAGCAATACCGTCACTATTAGCATCAAAAGCAGTGTTTGTTGCATCACGGAATTGAGATTGCCAATAGATAGGATCTATATTATATAATTCTGCCCCTTGAGATCCTTGTAACTGGAATGATAAATCAAATTCTTTATAATTCATATTACTTGATACTCCCCAATAAAAATCTGGAGTAGCAGAACCTAACTTTACGTAATCATCTTCATACGTTATTTGACCATCATTATTTTGATCTACTACGTATTGTACACCACTAGTATAACCTATAGATCTTGTTGGGTCTTCTATATAAATAGATTCTACTTGACCTGCGCTTTCATATCCCCACATTTCACCAAGTTCTCCACCAACATAATTTCTAAACTCAACACCTCTACCACTAGGACCTCCATATATTTGACGAGGTAATTCGTCTACAGCTCCTAAACTTGTAATTTCTGAATTAACAGTAGATAAATTCGCTCCCATACTCCAAGTAAACTCATCATTTTGGATAATTCTAGCATTTAATTCTAACTCTAAACCAGAACTAGTAATATCTCCACGGTTAAGTCTAACCTGATCTGTACCAAGAACTTCAGAAACACTTTGTTGAATCAACATGTTATTCACATCTGATGTATAATAGTCTACACTAAATTTTAAACGATTGTCTAAAAATCCTGTGTCAACACCATAATTAGTTTCTTTATTTGTTTGCCAAGTTAAATCAGCATTTGCAACCTCATCAGGAATTAAAAATCCTGTACCAAAAGCAGTTGATGAAGTACCTAAAACACTTAATGAACTGTAAGAATCTAAATCAGATGAAGTTCCTAAAGATCCCATACTAAATCTAAGTTTTAATGTACTTAATGTTTCATTGTCTTGTAAAAAATCTTCTTTATGTACATTCCAACCTAAAGAAACTGCTGGAAATACTGCATATTTTTCATTAGCTCCAAAACGAGAATCACCATCTCTTCTAACAGATGCAGATACTAAATATTTATCGTCATATGCATAAGCAACTCTACCAAAAATACCTCTTCTTGCTTGCACTTCATCAATTCTGTTAGATACTACATCTTCAGCATTAAATAAAGAATAATTTAAAGGTAAACTAATTGGCACATTTGATCCATAAGATTCTAAACCTTTAAATTTTGTACTTACAAGTTCAACTCCAACTACAGCAGAAAGATCATGCTTATCAGCTATTACTGTTGCGTAATCTAAAGTAGTTGTACTTAAAATGGTAGATTTTTTAATATCTGAAATATCTAAAGCAGTCTGATTAGAACGTTGTTGACCATCTGATAATATTCCTCTATAATAATACAACTGTACATCTTGTACATCTGCTCCAAAAATGGTTTTGATATTTAACCCATCAGTTATTTCATACTGTAAATAAGAACTTACATTACCATAAAATGTTTTTTTGGTTCTTTCTGAATTATCAAATTTAGCAGCTACACCTGCATCACCTGTTCCTCCAATACCATTCTGATTTCTACCATATTGCCAATCATGAGCAACATCACCTGGCTGTAAATCATAAATACTTGTAGCATCTAAACCTATACCTCTATAATCTTGGTCAAATGAACGACCAATATTATTACCTGTAAAACCAGAGTCTGCTAATGCTTGTCTTCTAGTATCTAATTCTTGAACAAAATCAATTGAAGATTGCGTATGGTAAATAGGACTAATACTATATGCTCTTAAAAGATCTCTCATTTCCCAAGGCACAATATCTTGGTTACCATAAAACCCATTCATACTTAATCCTGCCTTAAATTTATCATTCAAATTAGCATCAATATTCATACGTCCATTAAATCTTTCATAACCTTGTCCTTTAACAATACCTTCAGTATTTAAATATCCTACAGAAGCAAACGCTTTTATATTTTCTGATCCACCACTCACGCTAAAATCGTGACTAGTTGTAGAACCATCTTGGAAAAGCCAATCTTCTATACTAACAACATCTGGTGCATTCTCATAAGCCCATAATCTATAATCTAATAATCCAGCATCTGTTTGTGTAAGATCATAAGCATCTGTCTGCAATTCTTTTGCCCACTCTCCAGAAGTTTTAAGCATATCAATGTCTTTCACATATTTTCTAGAAACACTTGTATAGGCATTATAACTGAAATTTAATTTCCCTGTCTTTCCTTTTTTAGTAGTAATTAAAATTACACCATTTGCACCCAAAGAACCATAAATGGCAGCAGAAGCAGCATCTTTTAATACTTCCATGCTCTCAATATCATTTGGATTAACTGTTGCTAAATTTCCAGAAATAGGAAATCCATCTACAACAATTAATGGATCTGAATTACTTGAAAGAGATGATCCTGTTCTAATTTGAATTTTTGGATCTGAACCTGGCTCTCCACTTTGGTTTTGAATTAAAACACCAGATAACTTACCTGTTAAGGCCTCATCTACACGCGCAACTTGAACAGATGCAAGGTCTTCTCCACCTATTTTAGAAATTGAACCTGTAAGGTGAGATTTTTTACTAGTACCATAACCTACCACAATAATCTCATCAAGTGCACTAGCATCTTCTACTAAATTTACATTGATATTATTTCTATTGTCTACTTTTACTTCTAGCGCTGCAAAACCTAAATAGCTAAAAACTAAAGTAGCATCTCCATTAGAAACTGTTAAAGAATAGTTTCCATCAAAATCTGTTGAAGTACCATTTGTTGTTCCTTTCTCTTGAATACTAACCCCAGGTAGCAAGCCTTCACTTACACCTCCTGTTACAGTACCTGTTACTTTCTGCTGAGAAAAAGCAAAAAGCGATGCTAACAAAAAGAAGCATGTACTTAATTTTTTAATAATGTTGTGTTTCGACATAATAAAATTTAATTTTAATTAATTAAAGAGTTATATTTTTAATTGGTAATCCAATTTGGTCACCCAAACTGGTTAACCAATATGGTTTTTCAAATATACAATTATATTTGAATTAACAATATATTAACTCTAAAATATTCTAAATTAACCTCTAAAAACTTCAACAACTTTTAAAGAAACACATAAACACCACTATTACAAAGAGATGAAATTAATTTACACAAATAAAAAAATGAGCTATTATTAAGGTAATTTTAACCAATATCAACGTTTTAAAAACCATTTAAGAGTTCTTTTCACGATCAGTTGAATGCATAATTAAAAGAATAAAGCTCGCAGACTGAACTTAATTATCCTAAGAAATAATATGATTATGTAATTTTTTGATTTTTTTATTAAAATCTAATCTTAATATTCACATTGTAGATAACATAAATTATTCATTAAGTACACCCCCTTTTTAAAGAGTGAGAAACACACAATAGTCATTTGATTTTGTGCGACAAACATATTTGTAGACAGGAGCGTGATTAGAATTACAAAGAATATGGTAATAATTTTTTAAACTTTTACATCTAAAATTCAATAGAAGGATAAACTAAAAATTGTAATGAATTCTTTAAAATTAAATACACAACTAGTATTTACAATAATTTCTAATGCTAAAATTAGAACAAAAAAAAACTCCTTTACATATAATGTAAAGGAGTTGTATATAAAAAAATATCTAATTAGATACCTAATGCTTGACCACCACCAATTTGGATAGTTTCTGCAGTAATAAAAGCAGCATCTTTACTAGCTAAGAAAGCAACTACACCTGCCACATCTTCTGGCTGACCTAATCTTCCTAACATAATACTATTTGCCCAAGAAGCAAAAACTTCTGGCTTAGTAGCTTTAATTTGAGCATGAAAAGGAGTATCAATAGTACCAGGAGATACTGCATTTACTCTAATACCATATTCTGCTAAATCTTTTGCTAACGCTCTTGTAATTGCATGAACACCAGCTTTAGAAGTACCATAGATTCCTGCTCCTGGTCCACCTGCATTCCAACCAGCGTTAGAAGTATAGTTAACGATTGAAGCATTGTCACTTTTCTTAAGAAAAGGGATTGCTGCTCTAGAAGCAAAAAATGCTGAATCTAAGTTTAAAGCCATTACAAACCTGTAAAATTCAGTTGTCATTTCTTCAAATCTAGATCTACCACCTAAACCACCTGCGTTATTAACTAACACATCAATTTTACCAAACTTTTCACCAATTTTATTGATGTTTGCAGTTACTTCTTCTTCTTTAGTAACATCAAAACCATAGTATTCTGCAGTAATTCCTTCTGCAGTTAACTCTTCTACTCTTTTAGCTCCTGCTTCATCTTCTATACCGTTTAATATAACAGTATAACCATCTTTTCCTAATCTTTTTGCTACTGCAAAACCAATTCCTCCTGTTGCTCCAGTAATTACAGCAACCTTGTTGTTTAATGTACTCATTTAAATTATTTTTAAATATTAATTATGTTATATTAAATTTTTGTAATCGACTTAACTTTTGGTATAAATACCCAAACACTTACTAAAGTTAAGATAGCTAATCCAGCACCAATAACAAATGCAGGTGTATAATTACCACCACTTGTTAACCAAGGCACTAAATATGTTAAACCAGCAGCAGTCAGTTTAGCAGCCATACCAGAAAGTCCAGATAATGTACCTACTGTTTTTCCACTAAAAAGATCACTTGTTAAAGTTTGAACATTTCCAATCGCTGTTTGAAATCCGAATAAAATAACAGCCATAATAATTACTGCAGTTGTTGGTCCTCCAGGACTAGCCATAGCCAATAATGCTGGTAACATTATTAGACAACCTAATGTAATTATCATTTTTCTGGTCTTGTTAATAGTCCATCCTTTTTTAAGTCTATTTTGTGCCAAAAGACCACCAAACCAAGCTCCTAACATAGCTCCTGCATAAGGCACCCAACCATAAAGTCCGATAGATTTTACATCCATACCATACACTTCATTTAAATAGATTGGTATCCAAAAAACAAACAACCACCAGATAGGATCAATAAATGCTGATGCTAATATTACACCCCAACTTTCTTTATGACCTAATAACTCTTTTGTATCTGGATTGTATTCTTGATCATTTACTCCATCTCCATCAAAATCTTCATTCTTTTGACCTGTTAAGATATAATCACGCTCTTCATCTGTAATCCATGGGTGATTTATTGGTGGCGCTTTTACTAAAATTAACCAAGGCACCAACCATAGTAAACCTGCTAAACCAATTAAAATAAATATACCTTTCCAACTAAAATACACTGTTAAAAAAGCAATTAACGGAATGGAAATAATTCCACCTATCGCAGCTCCTGAGTTAAAGATACCTTGTGCAAGTGCACGTTCTTTGGTAGGAAACCATTCTGCATTTCCCTTTGTAGCACCTGGCCAATTTCCTGCTTCAGAAACTCCTAAGATTGCACGGAATATACCAAAACTTAAAACTCCTTGAGCAAATGCGTGTAATGCTGTAGCAACAGACCACACACCAATAGACAAAACAAACCCGAATCGTGTACCTACCCAATCAAATATTTTCCCAAATATTGCTTGTCCGAAAGCATAAGAAAATACGAAAATAATTGAAATAAGAGCATAAATTGCTTTCGTTTCATCAGCTGTATGCCCGGGATATAAATCCTTGGCTATTTCTGGCCAAAGGACACTTAATGATGTTCGGTCAATGTAATTAATAATAGTAGCTATAGCAATCAATGCGACGACCCACCAACGTAATCCTTTTACTTTCATTTTATATACTTATTTAATTAAACATTATAACAATATGTATAGAGCTCTCTAAAATGCTCTTTCATTTTTAGTTTTGCCATTTGAGGGTCTTTAGCTTTAATAGCTTCAAAAATAGCCTGGTGATCAGCTATTCCTCTATGCGCTAAGTCTGCATCACAAACATGGTGCTCCTTAAAGTTTGTAATAATTTCTGGAGTAATAATCAACATAAATGTATTCATAGTGCTGTTACGACAAGCCTTTGCTATTGCTAAATGAAATAACAAGTCTTCTTGTACAGCGTCTTCTCCATTAAGCACCTTTTCTTTGTGTGCTTCTAACGCTTCTTCTATTTTTAATAAATCATCATCCGTTCTCCTTAATGCAGCTAATCTTACAGTTTTTAATTCTAATAGTATTCTAGTTTCTACTAGAGATTTAAAACCTGATTTTTCTAATCTTAAAATATCGTCTATCATACCATTCATAGCAATAACACCAATATTAGCTACAAATGTTCCACTTTGTGGAATGGATTTTAGAAGGCCATAAAATTCTAATTTCTGAATCGCTTCTCTTACGTTACTTCTACTCACTACAAATTTTTCTGAAAGCATCCTTTCAGAAGGTAATTTATCTCCAGGTTCTAAATTTTTATAATTAATAAGTTCTTTAATTCCTTTAATTATTAAATCCTGGATTTTTTGATTTTCATTTTTTGTAAGCACCTCTAATTTCATTTATTCAAATTTTATAGTTTTATGACTTACTAACATTATTTTTAAAAGAAACATTGTCATAAAAATTAAATTAACCGTTATAC encodes the following:
- a CDS encoding MFS transporter, with the translated sequence MKVKGLRWWVVALIAIATIINYIDRTSLSVLWPEIAKDLYPGHTADETKAIYALISIIFVFSYAFGQAIFGKIFDWVGTRFGFVLSIGVWSVATALHAFAQGVLSFGIFRAILGVSEAGNWPGATKGNAEWFPTKERALAQGIFNSGAAIGGIISIPLIAFLTVYFSWKGIFILIGLAGLLWLVPWLILVKAPPINHPWITDEERDYILTGQKNEDFDGDGVNDQEYNPDTKELLGHKESWGVILASAFIDPIWWLFVFWIPIYLNEVYGMDVKSIGLYGWVPYAGAMLGAWFGGLLAQNRLKKGWTINKTRKMIITLGCLIMLPALLAMASPGGPTTAVIIMAVILFGFQTAIGNVQTLTSDLFSGKTVGTLSGLSGMAAKLTAAGLTYLVPWLTSGGNYTPAFVIGAGLAILTLVSVWVFIPKVKSITKI
- a CDS encoding TonB-dependent receptor, with the protein product MSKHNIIKKLSTCFFLLASLFAFSQQKVTGTVTGGVSEGLLPGVSIQEKGTTNGTSTDFDGNYSLTVSNGDATLVFSYLGFAALEVKVDNRNNINVNLVEDASALDEIIVVGYGTSKKSHLTGSISKIGGEDLASVQVARVDEALTGKLSGVLIQNQSGEPGSDPKIQIRTGSSLSSNSDPLIVVDGFPISGNLATVNPNDIESMEVLKDAASAAIYGSLGANGVILITTKKGKTGKLNFSYNAYTSVSRKYVKDIDMLKTSGEWAKELQTDAYDLTQTDAGLLDYRLWAYENAPDVVSIEDWLFQDGSTTSHDFSVSGGSENIKAFASVGYLNTEGIVKGQGYERFNGRMNIDANLNDKFKAGLSMNGFYGNQDIVPWEMRDLLRAYSISPIYHTQSSIDFVQELDTRRQALADSGFTGNNIGRSFDQDYRGIGLDATSIYDLQPGDVAHDWQYGRNQNGIGGTGDAGVAAKFDNSERTKKTFYGNVSSYLQYEITDGLNIKTIFGADVQDVQLYYYRGILSDGQQRSNQTALDISDIKKSTILSTTTLDYATVIADKHDLSAVVGVELVSTKFKGLESYGSNVPISLPLNYSLFNAEDVVSNRIDEVQARRGIFGRVAYAYDDKYLVSASVRRDGDSRFGANEKYAVFPAVSLGWNVHKEDFLQDNETLSTLKLRFSMGSLGTSSDLDSYSSLSVLGTSSTAFGTGFLIPDEVANADLTWQTNKETNYGVDTGFLDNRLKFSVDYYTSDVNNMLIQQSVSEVLGTDQVRLNRGDITSSGLELELNARIIQNDEFTWSMGANLSTVNSEITSLGAVDELPRQIYGGPSGRGVEFRNYVGGELGEMWGYESAGQVESIYIEDPTRSIGYTSGVQYVVDQNNDGQITYEDDYVKLGSATPDFYWGVSSNMNYKEFDLSFQLQGSQGAELYNIDPIYWQSQFRDATNTAFDANSDGIADNNGKHYLQTRDVHGALIQDASYIALRNLTIGYTLNSDFTSKMGIGSLRLYLAGTNLLYIMGNDYTSFNPEGIETENSNYGGPTTYGYQEGASPIVRSFTFGLNVNF
- a CDS encoding SDR family NAD(P)-dependent oxidoreductase — its product is MSTLNNKVAVITGATGGIGFAVAKRLGKDGYTVILNGIEDEAGAKRVEELTAEGITAEYYGFDVTKEEEVTANINKIGEKFGKIDVLVNNAGGLGGRSRFEEMTTEFYRFVMALNLDSAFFASRAAIPFLKKSDNASIVNYTSNAGWNAGGPGAGIYGTSKAGVHAITRALAKDLAEYGIRVNAVSPGTIDTPFHAQIKATKPEVFASWANSIMLGRLGQPEDVAGVVAFLASKDAAFITAETIQIGGGQALGI
- a CDS encoding FadR/GntR family transcriptional regulator; this encodes MKLEVLTKNENQKIQDLIIKGIKELINYKNLEPGDKLPSERMLSEKFVVSRSNVREAIQKLEFYGLLKSIPQSGTFVANIGVIAMNGMIDDILRLEKSGFKSLVETRILLELKTVRLAALRRTDDDLLKIEEALEAHKEKVLNGEDAVQEDLLFHLAIAKACRNSTMNTFMLIITPEIITNFKEHHVCDADLAHRGIADHQAIFEAIKAKDPQMAKLKMKEHFRELYTYCYNV